Genomic segment of Danaus plexippus chromosome 5, MEX_DaPlex, whole genome shotgun sequence:
GCGGTCGCAGCGACGATCGacttcaagaagaccattccgaagctcTTCTGCCTAATGGTCAGCGGATTTACTTcactgaaaacaattttagagaGAGAATGGCCGCACCACCTAAGACGACACTAACTGCATTTTTCCTGCTTTGCCAAAATGACGCATTtgcaaaaacattactttatgtTGACGTACCCCGCTACTATACATGGAACGTGTCGTCGAAAGAATGGAAACGTCGTTTACAAGGCACACCTGTCGACGGCTGGCCAGGTGTGAAGGCAGGAGATGCTCTTGGTCGCATTTACACAGTGCATGTTAGTAACTTCGAATGTTACTGTTTGCGAATGCTGCTGAATGTAGTACAGGGCCCCACTAGCTTTTTGGATCTAAAAACAGTTGACGGCCAAGAACTTGAAACTTTTCGACAAGCGTGTGAGAAGTTGGGGTTGTTGGAAGAAGACAACCACTGGGATGCTACAATGGAAGAGGCAGTGCTGTGTCGCTCTCCTTCGCAAGTAAGAGAACTATTTGCAATATTGATATGCACTTGCGGTTTATCCAATCCTCTTCAACTATGGGATAAGTATAAATCTGCATTATCGGAGGATATCTTGCATAGATTTGAAAGGATGGATCAAGTCAACAATGATCTATGTTTCAATGAAGCACTGAGACATATAGAggacaaaataataacgattTCCGGTAAGAAATTGTCTGACTTCGGTATGCCTACACCAGAGCGTCGAGGAGAGTTGTCGACCGATTTGATCAAAGAGCTAAGCTACGATATTGCTTTATTAGACGCTCAGGTCAGCGAAACTGAACCACGCCTGCTACccgaacaaaaaaacatttataacaaaatattacaacgaGTTGAGCTTGACAAAGGCGGCCTTTTCTTTCTTGACGCCCCGGGCGGTAcaggtaaaacatttttgcttaATTTGCTTCTAGCAAAAATTCGTAAGGACCGTAAAGTTGCATTAGCGGTGGCTTCCTCTGGGATCGCTGCAACATTGCTGAGCGGTGGACGAACGCACATtcggtttttaaattacctctTAATCTGGCGAGCGAAGAAACCCCAACGTGCAACATCAGTAAGAGCAGTGCCCGTGGCGCCCTCTTGCAACAATGTATGCTGATCGTGTGGACGAGTGCACTATGTCACACAAACGCGCCATTGAGGCGCTTGATCGCTGTCTACAAGATATTCACAGCAATCGAAAGTTGATGGGTGGTGTGGTAGTGTTATTGGCAGGGGATTTTAGACAGACTTTACCTGTTATCGAGAGAGGCACTGCAGCAGATGAAATTAACGCATGTCTAAAAGCCTCATATCTGTGGTCTAAAGTTGAAGAGCTTTATCTTACCACTAACATGCGAGTCCAGTTATTCAGCGATGTCGAATCAGGAGCATATGCTCAAAAACTGCTAGAAATTGGTGAAGGCCACCTAAACACCGACCAAGAAGGTATGGTTCTTTTCACACAGCAATTTTGTCATGCTGTGGAGACAGAAAACGAACTTATTGAACAAGTTTTTCCGAATctgcaacaaaatattcttgacGAAAATTGGTTGTGTGAAAGAACCATATTGGCACCAAAAAATGAGATTGttgcgaaaataaataaaaaaatcttggcCGAAATAAACAGCGAAACATCAGTGTATAATTCCATTGACACAGTTATGTCAT
This window contains:
- the LOC133320786 gene encoding uncharacterized protein LOC133320786, producing the protein MSHKRAIEALDRCLQDIHSNRKLMGGVVVLLAGDFRQTLPVIERGTAADEINACLKASYLWSKVEELYLTTNMRVQLFSDVESGAYAQKLLEIGEGHLNTDQEGMVLFTQQFCHAVETENELIEQVFPNLQQNILDENWLCERTILAPKNEIVAKINKKILAEINSETSVYNSIDTVMSSDDTTSYPVEFLNSLELSGVP